The Deltaproteobacteria bacterium genomic interval ATGTCCGCGGCGTGGCGATGAACCCTGTCGATCACCCAATGGGCGGAGGAGAAGGCCGCGGGAAAGGCAATCATCCGCAAAGTCCGTGGGGCGTTTTGGCAAAAGGCTTCAAAACGAGACATAACGCGAGAACAGACAAATACATCGTGCAGGGACGAAGGAAGTAAAATGCCTCGCTCAGTGAAGAAAGGTCCGTTTATAGACGAACATCTCCTCAAGAAAGTCAAACTTCTTGAGGAGAGTGGAGAAAAAAAGGTCATTAAAACTTGGTCCCGACGGTCGACCGTCACTCCGGATATGATCGGTTATACCTTCGCTGTTCACAATGGACGGAAATTCGTGCCAGTCTACGCCACTGAAAATATGGTCGGTCACAAACTTGGCGAATTTTCTCCGACGAGGACATTCTATAGCCATTCTGGAGATCGAAAAGGCGAAGTGAAAAAGGCAGGAAAAGCCTAGGAGTTGGGAGTAATGGAATCCGTAGCCGTCACTCGTAATATTCGCATCTCACCCCAAAAGGCGAGACTTGTTGCCGACCTTATTCGCGGCAAACAGGTTGAAGAAGCGCTGCTCGTCTTGCGGTTTACTCAGAAAAAGGCGGCGCGCATTTTCGTGAAAACTTTGCAATCGGCTATCGCTAACGCGACCGAAACTCAAAGTGTCGACCCCGACGCGCTGTACGTGAAACGTACCTACGTTGATGGCGGGGCGACTATCAAACGCTTCACGCCACGCGCGCATGGCCGAGCAACGCCGATACGTAAACGAACGAGCCACTTTACGGTCATAGTGGACGAACGCTAAGTAAGGATTCTGCGCATGGGTCAGAAAGTACATCCGAAAGGATTTCGGCTGGGAGTGTTGGAAGGGTGGGAATCTCGCTGGTTTGCAGAAAGAGACTATGCTCTTCTCCTCCACGACGATATCAAAATTCGTGACTTCATCAAAAAGAGACTGCACCATGCTGGCATCGCGAAAGTCGAGATCGAGCGAGCGGCGAACAAAGCGAAGATCAATATCTACACGGCGCGTCCGGGGATCGTCATCGGCAAAAAGGGCGCGGAAATAGAAAAACTAAAATCCGAACTCGGAAAGAAGACCGATAAGGAAGTGTATCTCAATATCCATGAAGTCCGTCGCCCAGACCTTGATGCGCAATTGGTAGCTGAAAATGTCGCCCTTCAGTTGGAACGGCGTGTCGCCTTTCGGCGAGCGATGAAAGAAAGCGTCGCGCGTGCGATCCGCATGGGAGCGCAAGGCGTGAAAATACGTTGCTCCGGTCGGCTGGCAGGTGCCGAGATCGCGCGAACAGAGTGGTACCGTGAAGGAAGAGTGCCGCTCCATACTCTTCGTGCGGATATTAGCTATGGTCTCGCGGAAGCGAAAACCACCTACGGTATCATTGGGGTGAAAGTGTGGATCTTCCGAGGCGAAGTCCTCACCCGAGACGAAGAACAACCAAAAAGTACGGCCAACGCGTAGAGGAAACGTCATGCTCGCTCCGAAAAAAGTAAAGTACAGGAAACAGCAAAAAGGACGAGTGTACGGACTAGCCTATCGCGGTGCGACACTGGCTTTTGGAGATTTCGGTCTCAAAGCCCTAGAGCGAGGGTTGATCACTGCCCGCGAGATTGAGGCTGCTCGAGTGGCGCTCACCCGGCATGTGAAACGTGGTGGAAAGATCTGGGTTCGCATCTTCCCGGATAAACCGATGACCAAGAAACCGGCGGAAACACGCATGGGCAAGGGCAAGGGCGCTCCAGAATATTGGGCGGCGGTTATTCGCCCGGGACGGATGCTCT includes:
- the rpsS gene encoding 30S ribosomal protein S19, which gives rise to MPRSVKKGPFIDEHLLKKVKLLEESGEKKVIKTWSRRSTVTPDMIGYTFAVHNGRKFVPVYATENMVGHKLGEFSPTRTFYSHSGDRKGEVKKAGKA
- the rplV gene encoding 50S ribosomal protein L22 encodes the protein MESVAVTRNIRISPQKARLVADLIRGKQVEEALLVLRFTQKKAARIFVKTLQSAIANATETQSVDPDALYVKRTYVDGGATIKRFTPRAHGRATPIRKRTSHFTVIVDER
- the rpsC gene encoding 30S ribosomal protein S3, which encodes MGQKVHPKGFRLGVLEGWESRWFAERDYALLLHDDIKIRDFIKKRLHHAGIAKVEIERAANKAKINIYTARPGIVIGKKGAEIEKLKSELGKKTDKEVYLNIHEVRRPDLDAQLVAENVALQLERRVAFRRAMKESVARAIRMGAQGVKIRCSGRLAGAEIARTEWYREGRVPLHTLRADISYGLAEAKTTYGIIGVKVWIFRGEVLTRDEEQPKSTANA
- the rplP gene encoding 50S ribosomal protein L16, which translates into the protein MLAPKKVKYRKQQKGRVYGLAYRGATLAFGDFGLKALERGLITAREIEAARVALTRHVKRGGKIWVRIFPDKPMTKKPAETRMGKGKGAPEYWAAVIRPGRMLFEMEGVPKETAQEALRLASHKLSLSTQFCERRGAAYAG